The Suncus etruscus isolate mSunEtr1 chromosome 15, mSunEtr1.pri.cur, whole genome shotgun sequence genome contains the following window.
tttttttttttaccttgaacCTTTAATCTTTATTTCCTGTACACTGGAAAGTTAATAAAGTTATTAAAGCATTTAAACCTGAGTGatccgagtgatagcacagcgggttaggcacagcatgtggctgaccccaggttcaatcccagtcatCTCATatgatcactgccaggagagatccttgagtagagccagtagtaatgtCTAAGCCCTGTTAGGTGTGTccctaaaataatgaaaaaaaaaaaaagattaattctgGTAACAATGTTTTAAGACTTttgaataaatgtaaaatgtgGAGGACATACTATCCAGTAAACCTATACTAGGAAACCTCTTTCATTAATTTTCCTTTAATGGAGTGGGACATTGTGATTTTGAGTATTGAGATTTAGAaagttttcatattaaaaattgtCTTTGATCAATAACTGTTTTCTTTATCACTTGTAGGTTGGATTGATGCAATTCACCCTTATTCTGTAAACTTAATTTTCCCTGTGCTCTGGgagtattttcaattttatgcAAGCACAACAAATATAAGTGCAAAAATGATCATATACTGCCTCCAGTTCAAGCTAAATATTGACcacttgttaaattttattttgtttctattattaCATTCTAGAGCCTTTATTCAAAAACaggcaaggaaaatatttttaaataactgttcTGAAGTtccagtgtttgtttgtttttgtcacacccagcagcgctcaggggttcctcctggctctacgctcataaatcgttcctggcaagctcaggggaccaaatgagatgccgagattcgaaccaccgtacttctgcatgcaagccaaacgccttgcctccatgctatctctccggctcagcATCTGCATCTTTTGCACGGCCGCCCAAGCCCCGCGGATGACCTCCCCAATAAACAGGCGCACCCCAGTGACATTCGGTGCATGACACACCAGACAGGCCCCGTGCATACAGGGCGGTGCATGACACACTCCCAGAGGCCAGCATTCTCTGAGCCCATGTTTGAACGCGCGCGAAACTAGTTCGAATGCTAGGACAGTAAGGCTGTTTAGGGCGCAGCGACGGTCAGATCGTCGGTGGGGCGGCTATCCTGCCCTCCAAGCCCCCCGTAAGCCGGGGCTGGAAAACCTCAGAGCTGGCAGTCCAACGCTAAACTTCCGGGTCTGCCGGCTTTCCCCGGCGCTGATTGGCGGTCCCTAAGGCCCGGCCCCGATAACGTCAACCCCTTCCGGTTTACGTGTTTCCGGTTCCTGTTTCTGCGCTTCCTGTTCTAGCGGCCAGGGAGCATGGCAGACACGGAGTCTCTGGGCTTCCGAGACTTCGGGCTGGACCCACGGATCCTGCAGGTACTGGGCGAGTGTGCGGCGGGGTAGGAGTTCGCGGCCGCCTCTGAGCCTGCCGTGGTTTTCTTTCTAGGCCGTGGCCGACCTGGGCTGGGCCCGGCCCACGCTGATCCAGGAGAAGGCCATCCCACTGGCGCTGGACGGCAAGGATCTCCTTGCGCGCGCCCGCACGGGCTCGGGGAAGACGGGCGCCTACGCCATCCCCGTGCTGCAGCTGCTGCTCCATCGGAAGGCGGTGCGTCGGGGCAGAACTTGCATTGTCTTCTCAGCTCCTGCCGAGGAAGTTGTCCCGAGAGATGGTGGCTCGCACCGGCCCCCACACACTGCTTACCTGGGTCGGGGCATCTGCTTCCACCTTGCTTAGTGTGGTCTCCTGCGtaaataaatggttttcattctCACTGACTAGCATCACTGGGgccttccaccttctcctctttgcTACATCTTTGTTGCTCAGTAGCCATTAAATTGCTGTTTCTAAGGCTGGCGCATAGGACTGGGGCGGGGGACATGGGGCGAGTGCTTTCTATTCTGTTCCCCATTCCTAGTGGGCTGATGAGGGTGCTGGTGAGGAGCCCCTTGGTCAAGTCAGGTTGTCTGAAAGAAGAGTCGAATATAAGGCGATGCCAATAACACCAATTCCTGCCCTTGCAGACAGGCCCGGCCGTGGAGCAGGCGGTGAGAGCCCTTGTCCTGGTGCCCACCAAGGAGCTGGCCCAGCAGGCCCAGACCATGATCCAGCAACTGGCCAGCTACTGTGCCCGCGACATCCGGGTGGCCAACATCTCGGCCACTGACACGTCGGCCTCGCAGAGGTGCGGAAAGACCAGCTCGATCGTGGGTCACTAGCGAGGTCGTGGTTATCATCTGTTCCCAGGTTGGGGACAGGAGGCTGGTTCTCTGTGAACTCCAGCCCCCACCGTTCTCTCCCGCTTGCAGATCTGTGCTAATGGAGAAGCCAGATGTGGTGGTGGGGACCCCCTCGCGCGTCCTCCATCACCTGCAGCAGGACAATCTGAAGCTCCGAGACTCTCTGGAACTGCTGGTGGTGGACGAGGCagatcttcttttctcctttggcTTTGAGGAGGAGCTCAAGAGTCTTCTCTGGTATGGAGGAATCATGTGGGAGCATCAAGGTCATCCCTACCAGGGTTCCCCATCTTTTCCCTAACCACTGCATCCCTTCCGGACTTCCTTATTCTGTCTCACTGCTGGGGCCCCTCATCTATGTAGAACTTACTGAGAACATTCTGGAAACCATTTGGACATGGGCAGGCATCAGAAGGTGAATTGAGGCAGCTGGTACCCCTCAAGAGTTTGAGTCTCATGGCCCTGTGCTTTGTTCCAGCCACTTGCCCCGCATTTATCAGGCGTTTCTCATGTCAGCCACTTTCAATGAGGATGTTCAAGCACTCAAGGAGCTTGTCCTGCACAACCCGGTGAGGTTCTTTGGGGAATGTGGGAATCCCATTACCTTTCAAGCTCACTGGACTTGCTTATGGTAGAAGACTGGTTCTGAGGCTCTCAGGGCCTCTGTGTCTAACTAAAGTCACTATGTAGCCCCAGCTTCCTCTGCAGAGGGCACAGCGCATGCTCCTCTGAAGGTCCTGAGGAGTCTCTTGGAGAGgctactatttattattattattattattattattggtttttgggccacacctagtgacgctcaggggtacccctggttttgcgctcagaaatcgcttgttgcttgggggaccatatgggacaccagggcatcGAACTGCAGTCTTTCCTAAGTtcgcgcatgcaaggcagataccctactgcttgtaccactgctccggcccctattttttattttttggttttgttttattttgggactacaCTCAGTGCGTAAGTCTTCTGACTGCGCTAGGAATCACTTCTAATGGTGTTTGGGAGACTACCTgcgattctagggatcaaacctggatgggcTGAGTGCAGTActcacccttcctgctgtgctgctGCATGATTAAGCTGCATGGTTTGGGGACATGGGTGCCCTTGTGGTATTTCAGTTTTGTCCCAGCGGGTGGCGGCATttggtctcatttttttttttccttctctaggTTACCCTCAGGCTGGAGGAGTCCCAGCTGCCAGGTCCAGAGCAGCTGCAGCAGTTTCAGGTGTTGTGTGAGACAGAGGAGGATAAGTTTTTACTGCTCTATGCCCTGCTCAAGCTGTCGCTGATCCGGGGCAAGTGCCTGCTCTTCGTCAACACTCTACAGCGCAGTTACCGGCTGCGCCTCTTCCTGGAGCAGTTCAGCATTCCCAGCTGCGTGCTCAATGGAGAGCTCCCACTACGCTCCCGGTACTGGTTGCCGGTGGCTCTGCCCATGAGattttcaatccctgatacccacTGTTTTCCCCCATCATGGGAGGGAGCCAGGAACCGGGATTAGCTCTGGGATAGGGTAAAGAAATTGataatgaggccagagcaatagcacagtggggagggggtttaccttgcactcagctggcctgggttctattcccagcatcctatatgatcccccaagcctgtcaggagtgattcctgagtgcagagccaggagtaattacccctgagtaccaccaactgtggcccaaaacaaagcgcATAAATTGAAAGGAGGATGGAGTTGGGGGCACACTGGCCCTGGCTCTCTTTGACCCTTCCTGTATGCCTACAGGTGCCACATCATCTCCCAGTTCAACCAGGGTTTCTACGACTGTGTCATCGCCACAGATGCCGAGGTCCTGGGTGCCTCTGTTAAGGGCAAGCGTCGAGGCAAAGGGCTGAAGGGGGACAAGTAAGTTCTCACCCTCAGAGTGCTCCCAGCACAGGATACGTGCTCCCCAGTCTTTTAGGAGAATGAGGCAAGAGTCTGCCTGGACATACCTGACCTTGCTGGGTGCTGAGTGACTTGGAAGGAGTTGTCAGAGCTGGGCAAGGAAGAGCCCTTGGAGGCCTGGGCTCTGGTCCTGGGACAGACACAAGCATTGCTATTGTAACTACCCACATTGTTGTCCCAAATGATGCCCTAAATACCTGGATGGTCCATGGCTCTCTCTGACCTGGTGTGGGAAAGCTCTGGGGCTACCCTGATGGGTAGGGGGTACCCATTGGATGCTACTGGTCAGGCCATGGGAAATGGAATGCTATGTGGCTCCTTCATGGACCCTTCCTTTCCCAAGATCCCTGTCAGCACTCTGGGGAATTGAGCTCACCATGTCCCTCAAGCTTCCTGCGAGGCCAGCTGATGTGGGGATCTCTCCACAGAGCCTCCGACCCTGAGGCAGGCGTGGCTCGGGGTATAGACTTCCACCACATCACTGCTGTGCTCAACTTTGACCTCCCACCGACCCCCGAAGCCTACATTCATCGGGCGGGCAGGTAGAGGGTGACACAAGGTTTGGGGGCTGGGGCTGGCATGCTGTGGGAAATAGATTCTCAGACTCAGATTGGGTCTCTGTAGGACTGCCCGTGCCAACAATCCAGGCACCGTCCTGACCTTCGTGCTCCCTGCTGAGCAGTCACACCTGAGTGAGATGGAGGCGATGCTGGGCGGAGGTGAGAGCTGAATGCTGGGTCCTGGGCAGCCTCTGCCCTGAATGGTGGGCACACAGGAGCCAGCCTCAGTACATCTATGTTTAGGAGGTGACCATGGATAATAGGGTCTGCTTAATAGGCTGTTAGTGTAGATGGCCCCTTTCTCTGGGTGTTTAGGGGTAGTATAGTGAGTGTCTTGGTCATAGATCACACAGACCTCCTTGTGGGGCAAGTCCGGTAAAACCTCCAAGAAGGACAGGAGGCAGTGGCCCTCCCCGCCATCTTAGCTGGGACTGGCAGGGCCCAATTCAGGGTGCTGCTGTTCTGGTGCTGGGGCAGTGCAAATATAGGTCACCTTGGATGGGTAGGAAAGCTGAGGGTCTCTCAGGGacggtctctgagcactgcatgCTGGGCCTTCTCTGGACTGCTTGGGCATCCCCAGGAAGCAGAAGCAGGAGGGAGCAGTGGCGAACTGAGGTCGCCATTTGCATCTCAGTTCTGAAACCCTGGGTTCCCCCTTCCTGCAGAGCCTGGGGCACCCATTCTGCTCCCCTACCAATTCCGTATGGAGGAGATTGAGGGCTTTCGCTACCGCTGCCGGGTGAGTAGGGGACAGGGGAGTGGTGGAGGGGCCTGGCATGTGGATGGTCAGTTCTCTGACGCTCAGTGCCTGACTAGGACGCCATGCGCTCAGTCACCAAGCAAGCCATCCGGGAGGCAAGGCTGAAGGAGATCAAGGATGAGTTGCTGCACTCAGAGAAGCTCAAGGTGAGGTGGGGAGAGGATGCGAGGGCAAGGAGTATGGGTTGAGAGTGGTTTTAAGGTTTCCTACCACTGCTGGACTCCACACTGGACTGGCTGGGCCTAAGGGGaggcactgattttttttttttttttttttttttggtttttgggccacacccggcggtgctcaggggttactcctgggtgtctgctcagaaatagctcctggcaggcacggggggaccatatgggataccgggattcgaactaaccacctttggtcctggatcggctgcttgcaaggcaaacaccgctgtgctatctctccaggcccggaggcactgatttttatatgtaaaagtttatttccttttttgttttgtttgttttcttgggccacacccaagtggctctgcaatcaggaatcactcctggaagggtgtCAGTGAGTGGAACACCTGGGGTGCcgggatcaaatctagatcagccgtatgcaaggcaaatactgtccACTGCcctatatctctagcccctggttttatttcctttaaaggaGTTGTTGGGCACATGATCCTGGAAACCTGCCTCAAGGGGCAGCCTGTTGCTCAAACTCTGTGTGGGTCAGCTGAGAGGTGGGAGGACACAGCCCATCTATCAGgttcatccacccatctatcggAAATAGCATCTCCACTCCAGCTGTGGGTGACCAGGGTCACTATCGGGGTTCTGGGTCCCATGCACTGGAATTCACCTTACACAGAACAGGATGGGTATGGAGTTCCCTGACACTGCCACCTCTTTCCCCCTCAGACCTACTTTGAAGACAACCCCAGAGACCTGCAGCTTTTGCGGCATGATCTGCCCCTGCACCCTGCTGTGGTGAAGCCGCACCTGAGCAATGTCCCTGACTACCTGGGTGAGTGGCCAAGCTCCTCTTCCTGGCTGTTTTGCTCTCCCTTCTGGCTTGAGGTGGAGGGGAGCTGCGGCAGAAGCGATGTGGGGGTGACTCGGCAGAGCCACCTAGGAGAAGGTAAGGCTTGTGGCTAGTGGAGGAGCGGAACTTCGGCTCCATGCGAACCCTGAGTGCTGGTGCCCTGTGAGCAGGGCAAGAGAGCCCTAGGAAGGTTGGGGTATCGGGAGGAACCAGGACACACAGGGATGGTGAGCAGTGGGGACTGGCAGGGGTCCAGGGCCAGTTGGGGATTCCATCGTAGTTGAATGGGCACAGGGCCCTGGGAGACCCTGGGGTGGGTCCAAAGTGGTTGGGGGCAGGTGTTGCAGGCCTGAGAAGGACTTCATGCTGGCGCTTCCTGCTCCACCAGGAGTGGATGTGCAGGTCTCTGCTGCTGCGTGTTCTGGTGTCAGGTACTAGGAAATTCTTCCAGGCCCTAGACAGACCTCTTTCCATTCCCCTGATGACCCTACATCTGCCCCTCAGTAGCCTTGAGCTGCTGGCACTTATGTATCCTGGGGTCCAGACCTCTCACCTACAGCTCTGAGATCCACTGAATAGGCTTCACTGGCCCTGGGGTTGGCCCTGGACAACTCACTGGGTTGGACACAAGTCGTGGCTCTGAGTATGCTTCTGACTATGTGTCTAATTACACGTCTAAATAGTGTCAGTGTGTCtgactgtgtctgtgtgtctgttaATACATCTGCATCTGTGACTAACTGTATCTGTGACTGCATCTGACTGTGTCTGACTGAGTGCTTCTGATTATGCATCTGTGCATCTGACTGTgcatatcttccagttccctcTTCTCTTCGTGGCCTTGTTCACCCTCACAAGAAGCGGAAGAAGCTGCCTTCCTTCAAAAAGGCCAAGGTCAGTCCCTGGGGCCTTAGGCAGCAGTTTCGGGTGCCCCTTCCCCCACCTGTCCAGTGGGTGCCTGTGCCCTTGGGAGGGGGCATCAGTCAGCACTACTGGTGCTGGCAGGTGTCTGGTTCAGGCCCAGGTGGGTGCACCCCGTTGACACAGTTCTGCTCCCCAGAAGAAGAGCCAGAACCCGCTGCGCAGCTTCAAGCACAGGGACAGGCCTAGGCCAACTGTGAAGCCCTCATGAATCCTGGGACCATGCGGAGGGCAGATGTGTGGACAGCTGGACTTTGTGCACTCCTGCCCCAGACAGACTCACTTTGGGCCAGGCACAGCTGTGGGTCGTGATCCTGCCAACCAGCATTTGGCCCCTGGAACGGAATAAAGATTTTAGCTGCCCAGTGTCTCCTGCACACAGGAAGAGACTAATCCCAGAACCTGGGGCCTGAGAAATGTCCCAGGTTAGGGCCTACTGCCCCGAGTGTCTATACAGTTGGGCTGCCTGGTGACCTCTCATGGGCCACAGTGCTACATGTAATACCTGTACCTTCTCTGCTGGACCTCACACCCCTGCTCATCCCAGTCACACTGTCACCTGCGGTGAGGCGGGGGATGGGGAGTCTGGAGGCAAGCCTGGGGCTTATGGAGTggggcatactcagcagtgctcacagCTGACTGGCTCTGCTCACAATTgactctggctttgtactcagggcttgctcctggctctgtatgaaCTTGTGGACTATATGTAGAGTCAGGGATTGATTAAACCaaggttggttgcatacaaggcaaccaACTGTCTTACTTACCCGACTGTCttactgctccagcctctgagtgtcagttttgtttgttttctctgggGCCTCCAAACCCAAGTGTGAGAGCTGTAGTGGGGCGGCTATGGGGGAGCACATGGCATTGTTTCTGCAGGTTCACTCTGGAGGTTTCCGGTAGGCGAGGTGGGGCGGAGCAGTGCATGTGGGCATCCACCTTTGGTCTCAGCCTGGTGCATTAAGGAGAAACAGGTTCTTGGGAATGGGAGCAGATTGTCTCCTGGGCCTGTCCCTAGGTAGAGCTCATGCCGGGATGCCCACAGGCTCTCAACTGGCCCCACAGGTGTGATGCCAGTGGCCCAGCCTTTAGCCAGTTTCTGGAGTAAGGCCTGGCCTGCACCTGAAGCTCACAGTCTGTCTGGGACTATCAGGTTAGTAGAAAGTGAGGCCCAACCCAGCTGGCCGGAACTGGAGATCCCAGCAGGAAACACTGTGTACTGGGGAAGCTGATTCCCCTAGCCACACCCACAGCCACAAGTAGCTATCTGAGGGTTTGGACAGTTCTTGGAGAGATGAGACCTTGACCCTGAGCACCAGTCAAGGGTCACAGGGAGCAAGCACAGGGGTGGacattcttatttttcctttttccttttttttatttttggagggctgcacctggtggtgcttaggttacttctggctctgtgcttagggatgactcataacaggcttggggaaccttgtgggatcctggggaatcgaactcaggttggccacatgccaggtaaGTGCCCTCCAGCAGGGGAgttcctgccttgcacatggctgaccttgcTTCTGTCCCCAGTACTGCAGGTGCCTTGAGTACTGCTTAGAAG
Protein-coding sequences here:
- the DDX56 gene encoding probable ATP-dependent RNA helicase DDX56 isoform X1, whose protein sequence is MADTESLGFRDFGLDPRILQAVADLGWARPTLIQEKAIPLALDGKDLLARARTGSGKTGAYAIPVLQLLLHRKATGPAVEQAVRALVLVPTKELAQQAQTMIQQLASYCARDIRVANISATDTSASQRSVLMEKPDVVVGTPSRVLHHLQQDNLKLRDSLELLVVDEADLLFSFGFEEELKSLLCHLPRIYQAFLMSATFNEDVQALKELVLHNPVTLRLEESQLPGPEQLQQFQVLCETEEDKFLLLYALLKLSLIRGKCLLFVNTLQRSYRLRLFLEQFSIPSCVLNGELPLRSRCHIISQFNQGFYDCVIATDAEVLGASVKGKRRGKGLKGDKASDPEAGVARGIDFHHITAVLNFDLPPTPEAYIHRAGRTARANNPGTVLTFVLPAEQSHLSEMEAMLGGEPGAPILLPYQFRMEEIEGFRYRCRDAMRSVTKQAIREARLKEIKDELLHSEKLKTYFEDNPRDLQLLRHDLPLHPAVVKPHLSNVPDYLVPSSLRGLVHPHKKRKKLPSFKKAKKKSQNPLRSFKHRDRPRPTVKPS
- the DDX56 gene encoding probable ATP-dependent RNA helicase DDX56 isoform X2; the encoded protein is MADTESLGFRDFGLDPRILQAVADLGWARPTLIQEKAIPLALDGKDLLARARTGSGKTGAYAIPVLQLLLHRKATGPAVEQAVRALVLVPTKELAQQAQTMIQQLASYCARDIRVANISATDTSASQRSVLMEKPDVVVGTPSRVLHHLQQDNLKLRDSLELLVVDEADLLFSFGFEEELKSLLCHLPRIYQAFLMSATFNEDVQALKELVLHNPVTLRLEESQLPGPEQLQQFQVLCETEEDKFLLLYALLKLSLIRGKCLLFVNTLQRSYRLRLFLEQFSIPSCVLNGELPLRSRCHIISQFNQGFYDCVIATDAEVLGASVKGKRRGKGLKGDKASDPEAGVARGIDFHHITAVLNFDLPPTPEAYIHRAGRTARANNPGTVLTFVLPAEQSHLSEMEAMLGGEPGAPILLPYQFRMEEIEGFRYRCRDAMRSVTKQAIREARLKEIKDELLHSEKLKTYFEDNPRDLQLLRHDLPLHPAVVKPHLSNVPDYLVPSSLRGLVHPHKKRKKLPSFKKAKKSQNPLRSFKHRDRPRPTVKPS